The Burkholderia mayonis DNA window GCGGTCGCCGATCGCGTGAAGGGCCTCGACGCGGGCGCGGACGACTATCTCGTCAAGCCGTTCGATCTCGACGAGCTCGCCGCGCGGATGCGCGCGCTGATCCGCCGCCAGTCGGGGCGCAGCGAGTCGATGATCCGTCACGGCGCGCTGACGCTCGATCCGGCGTCGCACCAGGTGACGCTCGACGGCGCGCCCGTCGCGCTGTCCGCGCGCGAATTCGCGCTTCTCGAGGCGCTGCTCGCGCGTCCGGGCGCGGTGCTGTCGAAGAGTCAGCTCGAAGAAAAGATGTATGGCTGGGGCGAGGAGATCGGCAGCAACACCGTCGAAGTCTATATCCACGCGCTGCGCAAGAAGCTCGGCTCGGACCTGATCCGCAACGTCCGGGGCCTCGGCTACATGGTCGTGAAGGAAGCGTAGCGCGTGAGGTCGATTCGCCATCAATTGCTGATCTGGCTGCTCGCGCTCGTCGTGGCCGGGGTGGGGCTCGCCGGCTGGATGATCTATCGGCAGGCGCTCGCCGCCGCGAACGAGCTGTTCGACTACCAGTTGCAGCAGATCGCGGCCGCGCTGCCGTCCGAACCGTTCTCGCAGGTGCTCGGCTCGCAGACGAACGGCGACGAAGGGATCGTGATCCAGATCTGGAACCGTAACGGCGTGCTGATGTACTTCTCGCATCCGCGCGCGCCGCTCGCGCCCCGCGCCGAGCTCGGCTTCTCGACCGAGCGCACCGAGCGCGGCGCATGGCGCGTGTACGGCGCGATCGTCGGCGACAACGTCGTGCAGCTCGCGCAGCCGCTGTCGGTGCGCAACCGGCTCGCCGCGAGCGTCGCGCTGCGCACGCTGTGGCCGCTCATCGTGCTGCTGCCGTTCCTCGGCGCGGCCGTCTGGATGATCGTCGGGCGCGGGCTGGCGCCGCTGCAGCGCGT harbors:
- a CDS encoding response regulator, encoding MRILLVEDDRMIAEGVRKALKADGCAIDWVQDGEAALTALGGEAYDLLLLDLGLPKRDGIDVLRTLRARGLALPVLILTARDAVADRVKGLDAGADDYLVKPFDLDELAARMRALIRRQSGRSESMIRHGALTLDPASHQVTLDGAPVALSAREFALLEALLARPGAVLSKSQLEEKMYGWGEEIGSNTVEVYIHALRKKLGSDLIRNVRGLGYMVVKEA